Proteins from a single region of Deltaproteobacteria bacterium:
- a CDS encoding ankyrin repeat domain-containing protein, protein MIKVYIILLLFIFPTLAIANIQDDLCDAASKGNLKEVRRLLSNGADANFPDKHGTTPLIKALAFYQYEIAQFLLQAGADPNKKDNLGNVAITSAAYKGQLKFIKLLLDYNADPNIENQMGDTALLNAMFSKNWDVAALLLKHGANPNVHSAVCIPIHTAAKLAPELLPLLIKAGADVDVTDASKSTALMTAVRHGDIKVVNILLSAGAQLELTDNMSRTPLIIAAVLGKSELVEILFRHGAKLEARDKDGNTALLSALSKGHLNTAYSLINHGANIKAIDNDENNLLILSARLGDINLVKNSLTAGQSITKTNKQNTSALQAAAVSANLELVKFLIEKCNASICKSFYTPALINAAENGRTTTVEFLLSYVSNSTSDKSYLNHALIAAVSSGNEKTVALLLSNGANANFVCPTDTYPNTEGFTVLMKAADLGQSEIALLLLEKGANINAIDQYNKSALLYAVESQHIEAVNLLLKYGADPNIKNYMGDTARDYTYRYITSEGRKIRKILNNYNARGKTYIGETPLPVVAKNTTAAITGLGYLSLAIYMQNKLHRNNTKQNSMRWVNYGLLVGAGASLFSYFMLHSNKASSNDPYSGLGEFFALAIVAPATIAIGVSGYFARNNQFYYYSSAAAVAALPILAVQF, encoded by the coding sequence ATGATTAAAGTATATATTATCCTACTTTTATTTATTTTTCCCACTTTAGCAATAGCAAATATTCAAGATGACCTTTGTGACGCTGCAAGCAAAGGTAACCTAAAAGAAGTACGTAGACTACTTAGCAATGGCGCTGATGCAAACTTTCCCGATAAGCATGGTACCACTCCGCTAATAAAGGCACTTGCATTTTATCAATATGAGATTGCTCAATTTTTACTGCAAGCTGGTGCAGATCCAAATAAAAAAGATAATTTAGGCAATGTTGCCATTACCTCTGCAGCATATAAAGGCCAGCTAAAATTCATAAAACTTTTGCTCGATTATAATGCTGATCCCAATATTGAAAATCAAATGGGAGACACTGCCCTATTAAATGCTATGTTCTCTAAAAATTGGGATGTTGCTGCATTATTACTTAAACATGGTGCAAATCCAAATGTTCATAGTGCAGTCTGTATACCTATACACACTGCTGCAAAATTGGCACCAGAGCTTTTACCTTTGTTAATTAAAGCTGGCGCTGATGTTGATGTTACCGATGCTAGCAAATCAACAGCCTTAATGACTGCAGTCAGGCACGGTGATATTAAAGTTGTTAATATATTGCTTAGCGCTGGTGCTCAATTAGAACTTACCGATAATATGAGTCGCACTCCATTAATTATTGCAGCAGTTCTCGGTAAAAGTGAACTCGTTGAAATTCTATTTCGTCATGGAGCTAAACTTGAAGCGCGTGACAAAGATGGAAATACTGCACTGCTTTCCGCATTATCTAAAGGCCATTTAAATACCGCATATTCCCTTATAAATCATGGAGCAAATATTAAGGCGATAGATAATGATGAAAATAATTTACTTATACTATCAGCACGATTAGGAGATATTAACTTAGTTAAAAATTCTTTAACAGCAGGTCAAAGTATTACAAAAACAAATAAACAAAACACTTCAGCACTTCAAGCAGCTGCAGTTTCAGCAAATTTAGAATTGGTAAAATTTCTTATTGAAAAATGTAACGCATCCATATGCAAATCTTTCTACACCCCAGCACTAATCAACGCAGCCGAAAATGGTAGAACAACAACAGTTGAATTTTTGCTGTCGTATGTTTCTAATAGTACTAGTGATAAATCTTATTTAAACCATGCGCTAATTGCTGCAGTATCTTCAGGTAATGAAAAAACTGTGGCATTACTTTTATCTAATGGTGCCAACGCTAATTTTGTATGTCCAACTGACACGTATCCCAATACAGAAGGATTTACAGTTTTAATGAAAGCAGCTGATCTTGGTCAAAGCGAAATTGCTTTATTACTCTTAGAAAAAGGTGCAAATATAAATGCAATCGATCAATACAACAAAAGCGCTTTATTGTATGCAGTTGAAAGTCAACATATAGAGGCTGTGAATTTACTGCTTAAGTATGGTGCCGACCCTAATATTAAAAATTACATGGGAGACACTGCACGAGATTATACTTATAGGTATATAACAAGCGAAGGACGTAAAATTCGAAAAATTTTAAACAACTATAACGCCCGAGGAAAAACATATATTGGCGAAACTCCTCTACCGGTTGTTGCAAAAAATACTACGGCAGCTATTACTGGATTAGGATACTTGAGTCTTGCTATATATATGCAAAATAAACTGCACCGTAATAATACCAAGCAAAATTCTATGCGTTGGGTTAACTATGGTTTGCTAGTAGGTGCTGGTGCTTCACTATTCAGTTATTTTATGTTGCATAGTAACAAAGCTTCTAGCAATGATCCATATTCAGGTTTAGGCGAATTTTTTGCTTTAGCAATTGTTGCCCCTGCGACTATTGCCATAGGTGTTAGTGGATATTTCGCTCGCAATAATCAATTCTACTATTATAGTAGCGCTGCAGCAGTTGCCGCATTACCAATTCTTGCAGTGCAATTTTAA
- the amrS gene encoding AmmeMemoRadiSam system radical SAM enzyme — protein sequence MYQEISPGEVASEFYTKIDSDHVRCDLCPRYCVLKEGQRGFCFVRMAQNGQIVMTSYGRSSGFCIDPIEKKPLNHFYPGTPVLSFGTAGCNLGCNFCQNWDLSKAKEHSRLLQQAYPKAIAQAAVAAQCKSVAFTYNDPVVFFEYAIDTAIACREQKIEPVVVSAGYINDKPREQFFAPMSAANIDLKAFDANFYRKYCLAELEPVKETLIYIKQKTNVWLEITTLLIPEANDSELEIGKMCEWILEALGPTVPVHFTSFHPDYKLTDRRATSAATLKRARQQALNLGLHYVYTGNVYDPDGQSTLCPNCQQVVIGRNGYDISTWAIDDNGGCLNCHTTISGHFEKTPGSWGAKRQSIVIK from the coding sequence ATGTACCAAGAAATTAGCCCAGGGGAAGTTGCTAGTGAGTTTTATACTAAAATCGACAGCGATCATGTTCGCTGTGATTTATGTCCCAGATATTGTGTTTTAAAAGAAGGACAACGAGGATTTTGCTTTGTGCGTATGGCCCAAAATGGGCAGATAGTTATGACTAGCTATGGTCGATCAAGTGGATTTTGTATTGATCCCATAGAAAAAAAACCACTCAATCATTTTTATCCTGGAACACCGGTTCTTTCATTTGGGACAGCGGGATGTAATCTCGGCTGCAATTTTTGTCAAAATTGGGATTTGTCTAAAGCAAAAGAACATAGCCGTTTATTGCAACAAGCTTATCCGAAAGCTATTGCCCAAGCTGCGGTTGCAGCGCAGTGCAAATCAGTAGCTTTTACTTATAATGACCCGGTTGTTTTTTTCGAATACGCCATTGATACTGCGATAGCTTGTCGTGAACAGAAAATTGAACCAGTAGTGGTCAGTGCTGGATATATTAATGACAAACCACGTGAACAGTTTTTTGCTCCAATGAGTGCAGCCAACATTGATTTAAAAGCATTTGATGCAAATTTTTATCGAAAATATTGTTTGGCTGAACTCGAACCAGTGAAAGAAACTTTAATTTATATAAAGCAAAAAACTAATGTATGGCTTGAGATAACTACATTGTTAATACCTGAAGCGAATGATTCAGAATTAGAAATCGGGAAAATGTGTGAATGGATATTGGAGGCACTTGGACCTACAGTGCCTGTGCATTTTACAAGTTTTCATCCGGACTATAAGTTAACTGATCGACGAGCGACTTCTGCCGCTACGCTTAAACGAGCACGTCAGCAAGCATTAAATTTAGGATTACATTATGTATATACGGGTAATGTTTATGACCCTGACGGGCAAAGTACTCTTTGCCCAAATTGTCAACAAGTAGTCATTGGTAGAAATGGTTATGATATAAGTACTTGGGCTATTGATGATAATGGTGGTTGTTTAAATTGCCATACTACAATTTCTGGGCATTTTGAGAAGACTCCTGGTAGTTGGGGAGCAAAACGGCAATCGATTGTAATTAAGTAG
- a CDS encoding PilZ domain-containing protein — MAPNKLTSRHVRHPVNLFVGIVDSDTPPGRTRNISLSGLFVETATRPQIGSAIDIWFVWGDDTYTSKAKVIRHADDGIGVAFVEPDVHLLDALAEILDLPSLS; from the coding sequence ATGGCACCTAATAAGCTTACTAGTCGACATGTACGTCATCCAGTAAATCTGTTCGTAGGTATTGTCGATTCAGACACCCCACCCGGTCGTACACGCAACATTAGTTTAAGCGGACTCTTTGTTGAAACAGCAACTCGGCCGCAAATAGGCTCGGCTATAGACATTTGGTTTGTATGGGGAGATGATACCTATACTAGCAAGGCAAAGGTAATTCGACATGCTGATGATGGTATTGGCGTAGCTTTTGTTGAGCCAGATGTTCATCTTCTTGACGCTCTTGCCGAAATTCTTGATCTCCCATCATTATCTTAG
- a CDS encoding MFS transporter, whose protein sequence is MPTEPASSPSNKWFVLFAIGVGTFMSALDSSIVNMLLPVLRQTFHTNVAAIEWVTTVYLFVVSGVLLTFGRLGDLRGHKKLYLTGFIGFMSSSALCGLALTLTWLICCRALQALSAAMLFANSPAILTKTFPATQRGKALGLQATMTYLGLTIGPSLGGMLAQHLSWRAVFYLNVPVGAVALYLGYRSIPDDNQKHESTHFDKVGASLFFIGLFSLLLALNQGHAWGWSSKIIISLLLSAVIILTIFLKYEYQHQAPMLDLSLFKNLTFSVSAFSANTIYIAMFMLIFLMPFYLIQDRSLNISHAGLIMTAQPATMMIVASIAGALSDRLGVRLISLIGLFVLACGFFWLTYLTSNTPLNHVALNLAICGLGIGLFGSPNNSRLMGAAPRNRQGIAAAILASSRNLGMVLGVATAGAVYTTILAKHGDDAISTAVTHGFYVSFGIISLSFLILLLAKR, encoded by the coding sequence ATGCCAACTGAACCAGCTTCCTCACCTTCTAATAAATGGTTTGTACTATTTGCTATCGGTGTTGGTACATTTATGTCTGCATTAGATAGCAGCATTGTAAATATGCTTTTGCCGGTTTTACGCCAAACCTTTCATACTAATGTTGCCGCTATTGAATGGGTGACTACCGTTTACCTATTTGTTGTCAGTGGTGTCTTACTTACATTTGGGCGATTAGGAGATTTACGCGGACATAAAAAATTATATCTCACCGGATTTATAGGCTTTATGAGTAGTTCAGCACTATGTGGTCTAGCTTTAACTCTTACTTGGCTAATCTGTTGTAGAGCCTTACAAGCATTATCTGCGGCAATGCTTTTCGCTAATTCACCAGCAATTCTAACTAAAACATTTCCTGCAACACAACGCGGCAAAGCTTTAGGTCTACAAGCAACCATGACCTATTTAGGACTCACCATTGGTCCGTCATTAGGGGGAATGTTAGCTCAACATTTAAGCTGGCGCGCAGTTTTCTATCTTAATGTTCCTGTTGGTGCTGTTGCCTTATATCTTGGTTATCGTTCTATACCAGATGATAACCAAAAGCATGAATCTACGCATTTTGATAAAGTTGGGGCTTCGCTTTTTTTTATTGGACTCTTTTCACTATTATTAGCTTTAAATCAGGGGCATGCCTGGGGATGGAGTTCCAAGATAATCATAAGTTTATTACTTAGCGCCGTCATCATACTGACAATCTTTTTAAAATATGAATATCAACATCAAGCACCAATGCTTGATTTATCTCTATTTAAAAACCTAACCTTTTCAGTGTCAGCTTTTTCTGCAAATACTATTTATATTGCTATGTTTATGTTAATTTTTTTAATGCCATTCTACTTAATACAAGATCGCAGTCTTAATATTTCTCATGCAGGTTTAATAATGACTGCGCAACCAGCAACCATGATGATCGTTGCTTCTATTGCTGGTGCACTCTCGGATCGTTTAGGTGTAAGACTAATTAGTCTAATTGGACTTTTTGTATTGGCGTGTGGCTTCTTTTGGTTAACTTACCTCACCTCAAATACACCATTAAATCATGTGGCACTAAATCTTGCGATTTGTGGCCTAGGTATAGGTCTCTTTGGTTCACCCAACAATAGTAGATTGATGGGTGCAGCACCACGTAATCGTCAAGGTATTGCTGCCGCTATTCTTGCTTCATCACGTAATCTTGGAATGGTGCTTGGTGTTGCCACCGCTGGTGCAGTATATACAACGATTTTAGCTAAACATGGAGACGATGCAATATCTACAGCAGTAACACATGGTTTCTATGTGTCGTTTGGTATTATATCATTATCATTTTTAATTTTGTTGTTAGCAAAACGGTAA
- the idi gene encoding isopentenyl-diphosphate Delta-isomerase — protein MSSNAIVSFDDEPLILVDATDTEIGFAKKQECHAANGILHRAFSVFLINDDNQVLLQQRSEQKSLWPLFWSNACCSHPRRGEDLTQAVVRRLSEELGVNASVNYLFKFQYQAYFKNIGAENELCHVFIGCLNKAISPNKNEIAATRWILADKLDGELLENNINYTPWIKLEWQRIRGEFGGNLQLLAG, from the coding sequence ATTTCGTCAAATGCAATAGTATCTTTTGATGATGAGCCTCTTATCTTGGTGGATGCTACCGATACAGAAATCGGTTTTGCTAAAAAACAAGAATGTCATGCTGCTAATGGTATACTGCATAGAGCATTTTCAGTGTTTTTAATAAATGATGATAATCAAGTATTATTACAACAACGTTCAGAACAGAAGAGTTTATGGCCGCTTTTTTGGTCAAATGCTTGTTGCAGCCATCCACGTCGCGGTGAAGATTTAACCCAAGCTGTAGTTCGTCGATTAAGCGAAGAACTAGGTGTCAATGCATCGGTAAATTATTTATTTAAGTTTCAATATCAAGCATATTTTAAAAATATTGGTGCAGAAAATGAGCTATGCCATGTGTTTATAGGTTGTTTAAATAAGGCGATATCACCAAATAAAAATGAAATTGCAGCCACACGATGGATTCTCGCTGATAAACTAGACGGAGAATTACTTGAAAACAATATAAATTATACCCCATGGATTAAGTTAGAATGGCAACGCATTCGTGGTGAATTTGGTGGAAATTTGCAGTTATTGGCAGGGTAG
- a CDS encoding hydroxymethylglutaryl-CoA reductase, degradative — protein MERSRIPGFFHRTREQRLQLLNERGFLNSEDHRLLRLKQNILSCDVAEHMSENVLSVFGLPLSVGVNFLINEKDYVVPMVVEEPSIVAALSSIARTVRKAGGFCCEADNPLLIGQIQITDISNLQSATDAILQNKEEILQSANSIHPNLLARGGGACDLEVMSHVASSNNRQMLALHILVNTVDAMGANLVNSMCEGVAGLIEKLTGGHVVLRILSNLTDRALVRAKCKLSCDLLASNEFKGEQVRDAIIMANEFALVNPYRAATHNKGIMNGIDAVAIATGNDWRAIEAGVHAYASRNGYKALTDWHCNVQGDLVGSIELPIKVGIVGGSLQANPSVGICLRMLGINTAKELAQVMGAVGLAQNLAALRALVTEGIQRGHMSLHARSVAVTAGASPEILEKVVNELISIGDIKVRVAKQIVQRLTVTQIAPSKRLGNDNCIGIGHGKVIILGEHAVVHGSHALAAPLPMAVEVKVNAADTPGLQLQMPKWNIAIQWHQDEAPKNYFEQCINLILQEFKITNASLHFEVFSQVPKAMGLGGSAAFAVACIRAIAKIYNFDLADIAVNNLAFKCEEIAHGTPSGVDNTLATFGRLLLYKRENPPVMQALKVSEPIPIVIGVSGLASSTAKMVARVRAAFESNRSLYRRIFNEIDALTIQAVQAIETNRVEELGVLLNVGQGLLNALQVSCWELEELIEIARRNGAIGAKLTGSGGGGSIIAVCPDSALQVADAIKQAGYRSLVTQIG, from the coding sequence ATGGAGCGTTCGCGTATCCCTGGTTTTTTTCATCGTACTCGTGAACAGCGTTTACAATTACTTAACGAAAGGGGTTTCTTAAATAGCGAAGACCATCGCTTACTTAGACTTAAACAGAATATTCTGTCTTGTGATGTAGCTGAACATATGAGCGAAAATGTACTTAGTGTGTTTGGCTTGCCATTGTCCGTTGGTGTTAATTTTTTAATTAATGAAAAAGATTATGTTGTTCCTATGGTAGTTGAAGAACCATCCATAGTGGCAGCATTGAGTTCTATTGCACGAACTGTTCGTAAGGCGGGTGGTTTTTGCTGCGAAGCTGATAATCCATTACTTATTGGTCAAATTCAAATTACTGATATTTCTAATTTACAAAGCGCAACTGACGCCATTTTGCAGAATAAAGAAGAAATATTACAATCAGCTAATAGTATACATCCAAATTTACTCGCTCGTGGCGGCGGTGCTTGTGATCTTGAAGTCATGAGTCATGTTGCCTCTTCTAATAATCGTCAGATGCTGGCGTTGCATATATTGGTTAATACCGTCGATGCAATGGGCGCCAATCTTGTTAACTCTATGTGCGAAGGAGTTGCAGGTTTAATTGAAAAACTTACCGGTGGTCATGTTGTTTTACGTATACTTTCAAATTTGACTGATCGTGCATTAGTAAGAGCAAAATGTAAACTCTCTTGTGACCTGTTGGCTAGCAATGAATTCAAAGGTGAGCAGGTTCGCGATGCAATAATTATGGCTAATGAATTTGCTTTGGTAAATCCTTATCGTGCTGCTACGCACAATAAAGGTATCATGAATGGAATTGATGCAGTGGCTATCGCAACCGGTAATGATTGGCGTGCAATTGAAGCAGGAGTTCATGCTTATGCATCCCGCAATGGTTATAAAGCACTTACTGATTGGCATTGTAATGTTCAAGGAGACCTTGTTGGTAGTATCGAATTGCCAATCAAGGTTGGGATCGTTGGTGGATCACTGCAAGCCAATCCGAGTGTCGGTATTTGTTTAAGAATGTTAGGAATAAATACAGCTAAAGAGCTAGCACAAGTAATGGGAGCGGTTGGTTTAGCACAAAATCTTGCGGCTCTACGTGCTTTAGTTACCGAAGGTATTCAACGTGGTCATATGTCTTTACATGCACGAAGTGTAGCGGTAACTGCAGGGGCCTCACCAGAGATATTAGAAAAGGTTGTTAACGAACTAATTTCTATCGGTGATATTAAAGTACGTGTCGCAAAACAAATCGTACAAAGATTAACTGTAACGCAAATTGCGCCGAGCAAACGTTTGGGTAACGATAATTGCATAGGTATTGGTCATGGTAAAGTTATTATATTAGGTGAACATGCTGTTGTTCATGGTAGCCATGCCTTAGCAGCACCGCTGCCAATGGCAGTCGAAGTCAAAGTAAATGCTGCGGATACTCCCGGGCTGCAACTGCAAATGCCCAAATGGAATATAGCAATTCAATGGCATCAGGACGAAGCACCCAAAAATTATTTTGAACAATGTATAAATCTTATTCTGCAAGAATTTAAAATTACCAATGCTTCATTACATTTTGAAGTATTTTCACAAGTACCAAAGGCCATGGGACTTGGCGGATCGGCTGCATTTGCTGTGGCTTGTATTCGTGCGATTGCTAAAATTTATAATTTTGACCTTGCTGATATTGCAGTTAATAATTTAGCATTTAAATGCGAAGAAATAGCACATGGAACACCTTCGGGGGTTGATAATACCTTAGCTACATTTGGACGATTACTATTATATAAACGAGAAAACCCGCCAGTAATGCAAGCTTTAAAAGTGAGTGAGCCAATACCTATTGTAATTGGTGTTAGTGGTTTAGCAAGTTCGACTGCTAAAATGGTCGCAAGAGTTAGGGCTGCTTTTGAAAGCAATCGTTCATTATATCGGCGAATTTTTAATGAAATTGATGCGTTAACTATTCAGGCGGTACAAGCTATCGAAACAAATAGGGTAGAAGAATTAGGAGTATTATTAAATGTGGGTCAGGGTTTACTTAATGCCTTGCAAGTATCTTGTTGGGAACTCGAAGAACTTATTGAAATAGCTCGACGTAATGGAGCTATTGGTGCAAAGTTAACTGGTAGCGGTGGTGGCGGTTCAATTATTGCAGTATGCCCGGATAGTGCGCTGCAAGTTGCTGATGCTATCAAGCAAGCTGGTTATCGTAGCCTAGTAACCCAAATAGGTTGA
- the mvaD gene encoding diphosphomevalonate decarboxylase, which yields MHHATAWAHPNVALIKYWGKRDAKLNLPATGSISLTLNNLITRSYVRFNDFEQDQVNLNGQLADATTTAKVIRVLDVLRQMAGVNLRAIVESRNDFPTGAGLASSASGFAALVAAAAHALKINIKLETLSGIARLGSGSAARSIFGGFVEMHKGELNDGSDAIAKPLCDAEKWPIAVIVAITSNEAKKVQSTSGMEHTRNTSPFWDSWVVSTEQNIKQMREAVLAQDFNQVGELAEHSCLKMHALAMSAQPGLLYWNSTTLALISTICKLRQKGLAVYFTIDAGPQVKVLCQEDSKAIIKKVLKEVPGVIKLIDSGPGGAVTAKGGCCD from the coding sequence ATGCATCATGCCACCGCCTGGGCTCATCCTAATGTTGCATTGATAAAATACTGGGGTAAGCGTGATGCAAAATTAAACTTGCCAGCCACTGGTTCAATCTCATTAACCCTGAATAATCTGATAACACGTAGCTATGTGCGTTTTAATGATTTTGAACAGGACCAAGTTAATTTAAATGGTCAACTGGCCGACGCGACAACAACTGCTAAAGTCATACGGGTTTTAGACGTTTTAAGGCAAATGGCTGGTGTAAATTTGCGTGCCATAGTTGAAAGTCGAAATGATTTTCCCACAGGTGCAGGTTTAGCTTCATCTGCTTCTGGTTTTGCTGCACTTGTAGCAGCGGCGGCGCATGCTCTAAAGATTAATATTAAGCTTGAAACACTTTCAGGTATTGCTCGTTTAGGTTCTGGTTCGGCAGCTAGATCAATATTCGGTGGTTTTGTAGAAATGCATAAAGGAGAACTTAATGATGGTAGCGACGCCATTGCTAAACCTTTATGTGATGCAGAAAAATGGCCAATTGCGGTTATAGTGGCAATCACCAGCAATGAAGCTAAGAAGGTGCAGTCAACCTCCGGTATGGAACATACTCGCAATACATCTCCATTTTGGGATAGCTGGGTTGTTTCGACAGAACAAAATATCAAGCAAATGCGAGAAGCAGTTTTAGCGCAGGATTTTAATCAAGTTGGAGAATTGGCTGAGCATAGCTGTTTAAAAATGCATGCCTTAGCAATGTCGGCTCAACCTGGATTACTTTATTGGAATAGTACTACCCTAGCTTTGATATCGACTATATGCAAATTACGACAAAAAGGTTTAGCTGTATATTTTACTATCGATGCCGGACCGCAAGTGAAAGTACTATGTCAAGAAGATTCAAAGGCGATCATTAAAAAAGTTCTTAAAGAAGTGCCTGGGGTTATTAAGCTAATTGATAGCGGGCCTGGAGGCGCTGTAACAGCTAAAGGGGGATGTTGTGACTAA
- the cysC gene encoding adenylyl-sulfate kinase produces MKPENIHWHEGEITREQRWRDLKSKGATIWFTGLSASGKSTIASALEKVLVSHAIHAYRLDGDNVRHGLNNNLGFSTEDRAENIRRIGEVAKLFADSGSIAITSFISPYRADRDNCRKLHVDNDLDFFEVFLDVPLSVCEMRDPKGMYKKARAGLIKGFTGIDDPYEAPSSAELVLNTAQKSVEECVQACLLLLLKKGIIEIP; encoded by the coding sequence ATGAAACCTGAAAATATTCATTGGCATGAAGGTGAAATAACTCGAGAACAGCGTTGGCGTGATTTAAAAAGCAAAGGGGCAACTATTTGGTTTACTGGTTTATCAGCATCAGGCAAAAGTACTATCGCATCAGCTTTAGAAAAAGTGCTAGTTAGTCATGCGATACATGCTTATCGTTTAGATGGTGATAATGTTCGTCATGGTCTCAACAATAATTTAGGTTTTTCGACCGAGGATCGTGCTGAAAATATTCGTCGTATTGGTGAAGTTGCAAAGCTATTTGCTGATAGTGGTTCTATTGCAATTACTAGTTTTATTAGTCCTTATCGAGCAGATCGTGATAATTGCCGTAAACTTCATGTTGATAATGATTTAGACTTTTTTGAGGTTTTTCTTGATGTGCCTTTGTCCGTGTGTGAGATGCGTGATCCTAAAGGAATGTATAAAAAAGCACGTGCTGGGTTGATCAAAGGTTTTACTGGCATTGATGATCCATACGAAGCCCCGTCATCTGCTGAATTAGTGCTTAATACTGCACAAAAATCGGTCGAAGAATGTGTACAGGCTTGTCTTTTATTATTGCTTAAAAAAGGTATCATCGAAATACCATAA
- a CDS encoding HAD hydrolase-like protein: MMSPTILLFDIDGTLLSAGGAGKRALEQAISQAVGTAYKLAFSLDGRTDRAIVRQSLIDLHCSDSDIEKTITQILDNYVERLKIELNDTSACYVYPGILDVLNFAYAKQNTIALGLGTGNIQRGAKIKLASVNLDGYFSFGGFGSDHEERPEIIRIGAMHGAAKLGYDVKTCRVVVIGDTPRDIAAAHTVGAISIAVATGKYSIEQLQSAGATYAFANLADANTHKALFEE; encoded by the coding sequence ATGATGAGTCCGACAATATTACTTTTTGATATCGATGGTACCCTTCTCAGTGCTGGTGGTGCTGGCAAACGTGCCCTTGAACAAGCAATCAGTCAAGCCGTGGGTACTGCGTACAAACTAGCTTTTAGTCTCGATGGCAGAACTGATCGCGCCATTGTGCGCCAATCGCTTATTGATTTGCATTGTTCTGACAGCGATATTGAAAAAACCATCACACAAATTCTCGATAACTATGTTGAACGCCTTAAAATTGAGCTTAATGATACAAGTGCGTGTTATGTATATCCTGGCATATTAGATGTTCTTAATTTCGCTTACGCAAAACAAAACACGATTGCTTTAGGGCTTGGTACCGGCAATATTCAACGTGGTGCTAAAATAAAACTCGCGAGTGTAAACCTTGATGGGTATTTCAGCTTTGGTGGATTTGGTAGTGATCATGAAGAACGACCTGAAATTATCCGCATTGGCGCTATGCACGGTGCCGCCAAGCTCGGATATGATGTAAAAACTTGTCGAGTTGTAGTAATAGGCGACACTCCTCGTGACATTGCTGCTGCTCATACAGTTGGTGCGATTAGCATTGCAGTAGCCACCGGCAAATACAGTATTGAACAGCTACAAAGTGCAGGAGCGACCTATGCTTTTGCTAACTTAGCTGACGCAAATACACATAAAGCGCTTTTCGAAGAATAA
- a CDS encoding ACT domain-containing protein → MSKHASSSMNTSYAYSNAQSDSPRTVLLLLVDNHPHVMAQVSGLCARRGYCLTSMICLPDVNGQRQIWLELNDIKLMPQVIRQLQKLHDVQSARLITNASVFLDTIEKLATKSIDDWG, encoded by the coding sequence ATGTCTAAGCATGCTAGTTCTTCCATGAATACAAGCTACGCTTATAGTAACGCTCAAAGTGATTCACCTCGTACAGTTTTGTTGCTGTTGGTTGATAATCATCCACACGTCATGGCTCAGGTAAGCGGGTTGTGTGCTCGACGTGGTTATTGCCTTACTTCAATGATTTGTTTGCCTGACGTGAATGGCCAAAGACAAATATGGCTTGAGCTTAATGATATAAAATTAATGCCCCAAGTAATACGTCAATTACAAAAACTGCATGATGTACAATCAGCAAGGTTGATTACCAATGCCTCGGTATTTCTTGATACAATTGAAAAACTAGCCACTAAGTCTATAGATGATTGGGGATGA